A single Campylobacter hyointestinalis subsp. hyointestinalis DNA region contains:
- a CDS encoding DNA-processing protein DprA — protein sequence MDFITEIPTSLKLLKKPVDKLYYKGDLRLLDFPKIAIVGSRKCSQYTKNLVYSLALILKNHGICVVSGAAIGTDCVAHVGAYPHTIAVFGNGLENIYPAQNKKIIEQIYKNSLALSEYEPSFIATPWSFLERNRIVVALSDAVVVGEADLKSGSMSSARLALDMNIPLFVLPQRLGESNGTNELLKNKKAELITDFDEFALLFKSEKTSVQSGDEVLSFIKTNSNFDECYAKFGDILYEYELDGKIVIDGIYIRILQ from the coding sequence ATGGACTTTATAACTGAAATTCCAACCAGTCTAAAATTACTCAAAAAACCAGTAGATAAACTTTACTATAAAGGTGATCTTCGGCTTTTAGACTTTCCAAAAATTGCTATAGTTGGTTCAAGAAAATGTTCGCAATACACTAAAAATTTAGTTTATAGCCTAGCTCTTATTCTTAAAAATCATGGTATCTGTGTTGTTAGTGGAGCGGCGATCGGTACTGACTGCGTTGCTCACGTCGGAGCCTATCCTCATACCATAGCAGTTTTTGGCAACGGACTTGAAAATATCTATCCTGCTCAAAATAAAAAAATAATAGAACAAATTTATAAAAACTCACTTGCTCTAAGCGAGTATGAGCCAAGTTTTATAGCAACTCCTTGGAGCTTTTTAGAGCGAAATCGCATCGTAGTAGCTTTAAGTGACGCGGTCGTTGTAGGCGAAGCTGATTTAAAAAGTGGTTCTATGAGTAGCGCCAGACTTGCTTTAGATATGAATATACCTTTATTTGTGCTTCCTCAACGCCTAGGTGAAAGCAATGGGACAAATGAGCTTTTAAAAAATAAAAAAGCTGAGCTAATCACTGATTTTGATGAATTCGCGCTTTTGTTTAAGAGTGAAAAAACATCTGTACAAAGCGGTGATGAGGTACTAAGCTTTATAAAAACTAACTCAAATTTCGATGAATGCTATGCTAAATTTGGCGATATTTTATATGAATACGAGCTTGATGGTAAAATCGTAATAGATGGCATTTACATAAGGATTTTACAATGA
- the tatC gene encoding twin-arginine translocase subunit TatC codes for MFEDLRPHLIELRKRLLISVFALIVCFIVCFNFWNPILAYMTAPLKAVLPAGSNIIFTQVAEPFFTAMKVAFFAGLLLSLPIIFWQFWLFVAPGLYENEKKYVIPFVFSATLMFLVGAAFCYYFVVPVGFHFLINFGGELFQALPSIGDYVGFFTKLVVAFGISFELPVVTFFLAKLGMVDDKTLKGFFRYAIVVIFIFAAIMTPPDILSQFLLAVPLIGLYALSILIAKMVNPAPKDDDGEDSKEDEQEDE; via the coding sequence ATGTTTGAAGATTTAAGACCGCATTTGATTGAACTTAGAAAAAGATTGTTAATAAGTGTTTTTGCTTTAATAGTATGTTTTATAGTATGTTTTAACTTTTGGAATCCAATCCTAGCTTATATGACAGCCCCTTTAAAAGCAGTTCTTCCAGCAGGAAGTAACATAATCTTTACTCAAGTCGCAGAGCCATTTTTCACTGCGATGAAAGTAGCATTTTTCGCTGGATTACTCCTATCTTTACCTATCATTTTTTGGCAATTTTGGCTATTTGTAGCACCGGGTCTTTATGAAAATGAGAAAAAATACGTCATACCGTTCGTATTTAGCGCAACTCTTATGTTTTTAGTAGGAGCTGCGTTTTGTTATTATTTCGTAGTTCCAGTCGGTTTTCATTTTTTGATAAATTTTGGAGGAGAGCTATTTCAAGCATTGCCTAGTATAGGCGATTACGTTGGATTTTTTACTAAGCTAGTCGTAGCTTTTGGGATAAGCTTTGAACTTCCAGTCGTTACATTTTTCTTAGCAAAGCTAGGAATGGTTGATGATAAAACGCTCAAAGGATTTTTTAGATACGCCATAGTTGTTATATTTATATTTGCCGCTATAATGACACCTCCTGACATCTTAAGCCAGTTTTTACTTGCTGTACCGCTAATAGGACTTTACGCGCTGTCGATTTTGATAGCAAAAATGGTAAATCCAGCACCAAAAGACGATGATGGAGAGGACTCAAAAGAAGATGAGCAAGAAGATGAATAA
- a CDS encoding RsmB/NOP family class I SAM-dependent RNA methyltransferase — protein sequence MSFKDDLRNLVATDIFDKVWDSFFQPKQVGFFINLLKTTKQDALNELLNLGVDFRYSGFGDFYVCDFKFKELVTKSAVFNEGRIYLQNLSSYLSPLTLNPKTGDFVLDMCSSPGGKSIVLANLMSGSGNLAAMEANKERFFKLKANLKNYGCEWVKTYNKDARSVAYTCANKFDKILLDAPCSSYSLYNENFKEKSFKEIKSIARLQKQLLNAALSALKVGGEIVYSTCTFYEEENEDVIKNALASKFEIELEAVDFDLKSCVKNEFGVRILPDDLMSAFFISKIKKLG from the coding sequence ATGAGTTTTAAAGATGATTTAAGAAATTTGGTTGCAACTGATATCTTTGATAAAGTTTGGGATAGTTTTTTTCAGCCAAAACAAGTTGGATTTTTTATAAATTTACTAAAAACTACAAAACAAGACGCTTTAAATGAGCTTTTAAATTTGGGTGTGGATTTTAGATATAGCGGTTTTGGTGATTTTTACGTTTGTGATTTTAAATTTAAAGAGCTCGTCACAAAATCAGCAGTTTTTAATGAAGGTAGAATTTATTTGCAAAATTTAAGTAGCTATCTATCGCCATTAACGCTAAATCCAAAAACAGGGGATTTTGTCCTTGATATGTGCTCAAGCCCTGGAGGTAAGAGTATAGTTTTAGCAAATTTGATGAGTGGAAGTGGAAATTTGGCTGCGATGGAGGCAAATAAAGAGAGATTTTTTAAGCTAAAGGCAAATTTAAAAAATTACGGCTGCGAATGGGTAAAAACATACAACAAAGACGCTAGAAGCGTGGCTTATACTTGCGCAAATAAATTTGATAAAATCTTACTAGACGCACCTTGTTCGTCGTATTCCTTATATAATGAAAACTTTAAAGAAAAATCCTTTAAAGAGATAAAATCCATAGCTAGACTTCAAAAACAGCTTTTAAATGCGGCCCTTAGTGCTTTAAAAGTAGGTGGAGAGATAGTTTATAGTACTTGTACTTTTTACGAAGAAGAGAACGAAGATGTCATCAAAAACGCTTTGGCTTCTAAATTTGAGATAGAACTAGAAGCTGTAGACTTTGATCTAAAATCATGCGTAAAAAATGAATTTGGAGTTAGGATATTGCCAGATGATCTTATGAGTGCATTTTTCATCTCTAAGATAAAAAAGCTAGGCTAA
- the ruvX gene encoding Holliday junction resolvase RuvX, whose protein sequence is MIVAIDVGLKRIGVAFAPNKVLVLPSEPILRKNRVQAANDTLKMLKEKNAKTLVVGLPKGGSSEDEMQRRIKHFISLVGFDGEIIYQDEAYSSFEASALVKDKRDGKFDSIAAMIILKRYLGIL, encoded by the coding sequence ATGATAGTCGCGATAGACGTTGGCTTAAAAAGAATAGGAGTCGCTTTTGCTCCTAACAAAGTTCTAGTTTTACCTAGTGAGCCGATACTTCGTAAAAATCGTGTTCAAGCAGCAAATGACACTCTAAAAATGCTAAAAGAAAAAAACGCCAAAACGCTTGTAGTGGGGCTTCCAAAAGGAGGATCTAGCGAAGATGAAATGCAAAGAAGAATAAAGCATTTTATATCGCTTGTTGGATTTGATGGGGAGATAATATATCAAGATGAAGCGTATTCGAGTTTTGAAGCAAGTGCTTTGGTAAAAGATAAAAGAGACGGTAAATTTGATAGTATTGCCGCGATGATAATACTAAAAAGATATTTAGGGATTTTATAA
- the tatB gene encoding Sec-independent protein translocase protein TatB, whose product MFGMSLSEIIIIAVVAVIFLGPDKLPDAMVKIAKFFKMFKQTINSAKSTFEQEVKIAELKEDAKKYKESVQNATNAVRKKLTFEELDELKSSINETKNSVNESLENIKNDIKSPLNSLNSGDILKDETEQKPAQTTLNLENKKEA is encoded by the coding sequence ATGTTTGGAATGAGCTTATCAGAGATAATAATAATAGCCGTTGTTGCTGTGATTTTTTTAGGTCCAGATAAACTACCAGATGCAATGGTAAAGATCGCAAAATTCTTTAAGATGTTTAAACAGACGATAAATTCAGCAAAAAGTACGTTTGAGCAAGAAGTCAAGATAGCAGAGCTCAAAGAAGACGCTAAAAAGTATAAAGAAAGCGTACAAAATGCGACTAATGCAGTAAGAAAAAAGCTTACGTTTGAAGAGCTTGACGAGCTAAAAAGTAGCATAAACGAAACAAAAAATAGCGTAAATGAAAGCCTAGAAAATATCAAAAACGATATAAAAAGCCCATTAAATTCTCTAAATAGTGGCGATATCTTAAAGGATGAAACAGAGCAAAAACCAGCCCAAACTACCCTAAATTTAGAAAATAAAAAAGAGGCATAA
- the queA gene encoding tRNA preQ1(34) S-adenosylmethionine ribosyltransferase-isomerase QueA — MNNQVFALSSYDYELPSDLIATSPTIPKEDGKLLVYDRNKDQIFHYKFGDLAKILPPCNIIFNDTKVIKARIYGTKQSGGKIELLLNSPLNDNKFSCYIKGKTSVHTILNFDLNLKAEVLELGDDASRVVRFTKDGKVITISELYEILASIGHVPLPPYIKREDSKDDENWYQSIFAKNPGAVAAPTASLHFSPEMLTNLKKNHEISYITLHVGAGTFKGVGSDDIRDHKMHSEFYDIPKNTEGIINSNAKILGVGTTVTRCIEYYARTKQANGFCDLFLHPQNRPQRQDYLLTNFHLPKSTLIMLVASFIGLEKTMEIYKIAVENRYKFYSYGDSMLII, encoded by the coding sequence ATGAATAATCAAGTATTTGCTCTTAGTAGTTACGACTATGAGCTTCCTAGTGATCTTATAGCTACGTCTCCAACTATCCCTAAAGAAGATGGAAAACTCCTAGTTTATGATAGAAACAAAGATCAAATTTTCCACTATAAATTTGGAGATTTAGCTAAAATACTACCACCTTGTAATATCATCTTTAACGATACTAAAGTCATAAAAGCGCGAATTTACGGAACAAAGCAAAGCGGAGGAAAGATAGAACTTTTACTAAACTCACCGCTAAATGATAACAAATTTAGCTGTTATATAAAAGGAAAAACTAGCGTTCATACTATTTTAAATTTCGATCTTAATTTAAAAGCAGAAGTTTTAGAGCTAGGTGATGATGCTAGCAGAGTCGTGCGTTTCACAAAAGATGGCAAAGTCATAACAATAAGCGAACTTTATGAGATCTTAGCAAGTATCGGGCATGTACCACTTCCACCATACATAAAAAGAGAAGACAGCAAAGACGATGAAAACTGGTATCAAAGCATATTTGCTAAAAATCCAGGAGCCGTAGCGGCGCCTACTGCGAGCTTGCATTTTAGTCCTGAAATGCTAACAAATTTAAAAAAAAATCACGAGATCAGCTATATCACACTGCACGTTGGAGCAGGAACTTTTAAAGGCGTTGGGAGCGATGATATAAGAGATCATAAAATGCATAGCGAATTTTACGATATACCAAAAAATACTGAGGGTATCATAAACTCAAATGCTAAAATTCTAGGCGTAGGTACTACTGTTACAAGGTGCATTGAGTACTACGCTAGAACAAAACAAGCAAATGGCTTTTGTGATCTATTTTTACATCCGCAAAACAGACCCCAAAGACAAGACTATTTACTTACAAATTTTCACCTACCAAAATCAACTCTTATAATGCTAGTTGCGAGCTTTATAGGGCTTGAAAAAACAATGGAAATTTATAAAATAGCCGTAGAAAATAGATATAAATTCTACTCTTATGGCGACTCTATGCTGATAATTTAG
- the hemW gene encoding radical SAM family heme chaperone HemW: MQIYIHIPFCESKCPYCAFGSHSDKFSQVKKYFLALNHEIQNTILDLNEKITTIFIGGGTPSSVNAEFYAQIFEALRPKLAKNAEITSEANPNSANLQWLEDMKRLGVNRISFGAQSFDEKKLRLLGRIHSKNAIFKAVQNAKIAKFKNINVDLMYGTKLDTKKLLKCELENIANLGISHVSAYSLSLEEKTPFWDKLNLKKDSLSLARYLINGLEDIGFKQYEISNFGKICTHNLGYWKQKDYLGFGAYAVGTIADKRFYSPSDLDEYIANPLQKKVEILSKKDMLEEHIFLGLRSCVGIKLSNLDKKKIEKVELLEKENKIYIKNGRAFNANFLIADEISLFLT; encoded by the coding sequence TTGCAGATATATATCCACATACCATTTTGTGAGTCAAAATGCCCTTACTGCGCTTTTGGCTCACACAGCGATAAATTTAGTCAAGTCAAAAAATATTTTTTAGCTCTAAACCATGAAATACAAAATACGATTTTGGATCTTAACGAAAAAATAACTACGATATTTATAGGTGGCGGTACGCCAAGTAGCGTAAATGCTGAGTTTTACGCTCAAATTTTTGAAGCCTTAAGACCAAAATTAGCAAAAAACGCAGAGATCACTAGTGAAGCAAATCCAAATTCGGCAAATTTACAATGGCTAGAAGATATGAAGAGACTTGGCGTTAATCGCATAAGTTTTGGAGCTCAAAGTTTTGATGAAAAAAAGCTAAGATTATTAGGTAGAATTCATAGTAAAAACGCGATATTTAAAGCCGTGCAAAATGCAAAGATCGCTAAATTTAAAAATATCAACGTAGATCTGATGTATGGCACTAAACTAGACACAAAAAAACTTCTTAAGTGTGAGCTTGAAAATATAGCAAATTTAGGCATTTCTCACGTTTCTGCGTATTCGCTTAGCTTAGAAGAAAAAACGCCTTTTTGGGACAAACTAAATTTAAAAAAAGATAGTTTAAGTTTAGCAAGATATCTTATAAACGGACTTGAAGATATAGGTTTTAAACAATATGAAATATCAAATTTTGGTAAAATTTGCACTCATAATCTAGGCTATTGGAAGCAAAAAGATTATTTAGGTTTTGGAGCTTACGCAGTTGGGACTATTGCAGATAAAAGGTTTTATTCGCCAAGTGATTTAGATGAGTATATAGCAAATCCACTGCAAAAAAAGGTAGAAATTTTAAGCAAAAAAGATATGTTAGAAGAACATATCTTTTTAGGGCTTAGAAGCTGTGTCGGGATAAAACTATCAAATTTAGACAAGAAAAAGATCGAAAAAGTAGAGCTTTTAGAAAAAGAAAATAAAATTTATATAAAAAACGGACGAGCATTTAATGCAAATTTTCTCATAGCAGATGAAATTTCTCTGTTTTTAACCTAG